The following coding sequences are from one Clostridioides difficile ATCC 9689 = DSM 1296 window:
- a CDS encoding peptidoglycan D,D-transpeptidase FtsI family protein, whose amino-acid sequence MSKKKTPFLKKVGKRSWCIFTIILIIYSVLIYRLVDIQVLKGDKYKQSVESQSVEKVELNSGRGIIYDRNNKKLTDTSKSQILIVEKEKLNNNYKILELIKKATKMNDLDIYKAVQEQLTRPIIQIQTKNIDKSMKKELEKNGIMVEEKTMRYAKDGLLSHTIGYIKEDDKSGQSGIEKSMDSVLRNSNEKYISAFKAGDAGNEKSLNILKGSVKTVDNKDKDRHLKTTIDYNIQKKLEQILNKEENPTAAIISEASTGEILAMCSRPNFDQNDISKSLKGKNGEFENRVIKATYPPGSVFKMVVLFSALENGVIDENYTYNCTGKTKVGNTNEILRCNKRDGHGFQNLRQAFSNSCNPAFLDIAMKLGKEKILKSAEKLHLFEKVDIGLDEEKIREAPKNISIRNLAIGQENIEFTPLQINQMTQIIANNGTFKPLYLYKSLVDNNMNTIKTYKSSKKEELISPYVCTQVKEYMKSVSRTGTAKDLKDIEGGCGVKTGTAQSSLNKKAIDHGWITGFYPEERPKYVITVLVEGTQKGNKSATPIFKEICESIK is encoded by the coding sequence ATGTCAAAAAAGAAGACTCCATTTTTGAAAAAAGTGGGAAAGAGAAGCTGGTGTATATTTACTATAATTTTAATAATTTATAGTGTTTTAATTTATAGGCTAGTTGATATACAAGTATTAAAAGGTGATAAATACAAACAAAGTGTTGAATCACAAAGCGTTGAGAAAGTCGAGTTAAATAGTGGAAGAGGAATAATCTATGATAGAAACAACAAGAAGCTTACAGATACAAGTAAATCTCAGATATTAATTGTTGAAAAAGAAAAATTAAATAATAACTATAAAATTTTGGAACTTATTAAGAAAGCTACTAAGATGAATGATTTAGATATATATAAAGCTGTACAAGAGCAATTGACACGCCCTATAATACAGATTCAGACTAAAAATATCGATAAGAGTATGAAAAAAGAACTTGAGAAAAATGGAATAATGGTAGAAGAAAAAACTATGAGGTACGCAAAAGATGGTTTATTATCACATACAATAGGATATATAAAAGAAGATGATAAATCAGGTCAATCAGGAATTGAAAAGAGTATGGATAGTGTACTTAGAAATTCAAATGAAAAGTATATAAGTGCTTTTAAAGCTGGAGATGCAGGAAATGAAAAATCTCTAAACATACTAAAGGGAAGTGTAAAAACTGTTGATAATAAGGATAAAGATAGACATCTAAAAACTACTATTGATTATAACATTCAAAAAAAATTAGAACAAATACTAAATAAAGAAGAAAATCCTACAGCAGCAATAATCTCGGAAGCATCTACAGGTGAAATTCTTGCAATGTGCTCTAGACCTAATTTTGACCAAAATGACATATCAAAAAGTTTAAAAGGAAAAAATGGAGAATTTGAAAATAGAGTTATAAAAGCGACATATCCACCAGGGTCTGTATTTAAGATGGTAGTTTTATTTTCTGCACTTGAAAATGGTGTTATAGATGAGAACTATACTTACAACTGTACAGGTAAGACTAAAGTTGGGAATACTAATGAAATACTGCGATGTAATAAAAGAGATGGTCATGGTTTTCAAAACTTAAGACAAGCTTTTTCTAATTCATGCAATCCTGCATTTTTAGATATAGCTATGAAACTTGGAAAAGAAAAGATACTCAAATCTGCTGAAAAATTACATTTATTTGAAAAGGTTGATATTGGTCTTGATGAAGAAAAAATTAGAGAAGCTCCAAAAAACATATCAATAAGAAATTTAGCTATAGGTCAAGAAAATATAGAATTTACACCACTTCAAATAAATCAAATGACTCAAATAATAGCTAATAATGGAACATTCAAACCACTATACTTATATAAAAGTCTTGTGGACAATAATATGAATACAATAAAAACTTATAAGTCTTCAAAAAAAGAAGAACTTATTTCTCCTTATGTGTGTACACAAGTTAAAGAATATATGAAGTCTGTATCTAGGACTGGTACAGCTAAAGACCTAAAAGATATTGAAGGTGGTTGTGGAGTTAAAACTGGTACAGCTCAAAGTAGTTTAAATAAAAAAGCTATAGACCACGGATGGATAACAGGATTTTATCCTGAAGAAAGACCTAAGTATGTAATAACTGTGTTAGTAGAAGGAACTCAAAAAGGAAATAAATCTGCAACACCTATATTTAAGGAAATATGTGAAAGTATAAAATAA
- the mltG gene encoding endolytic transglycosylase MltG, protein MNFKENRLKIAVLIIVILIILAGIFVFIQIGPYDKNNKKDVIIDVPSGASVGKISDILYENKLIKNELLFKLLVKVSNKAPSIKSGTYLLNQSYSNNDIISLLVSGKIYQDGIKVTIPEGATSKEIIAMLVSKNLGDKATFENLIKKPQEFYDKFPYLKEDGITSLEGFLYPETYYFNSKKQSEEDILSEMLKVFDSKYTDKFKKKQKELNMTLQEVMEMASIIEKEAVLDKDRPIIASVFYNRLKVGMPLQSDATIQYIFEERKKIVTYDDLKIDSPYNSYKNKGLPPTPISNPGIKSIEAALYPEKTDYLYFVAKIDGGNNYSTNYQDHLKYVKEYKEARDKQSKDTKATNKENTKK, encoded by the coding sequence ATGAACTTTAAAGAAAATAGATTGAAAATAGCAGTATTAATAATTGTTATTTTGATTATCTTAGCAGGTATATTTGTGTTTATACAAATAGGTCCTTATGATAAAAATAACAAAAAAGATGTAATTATCGACGTTCCAAGTGGAGCATCTGTTGGAAAAATATCTGACATATTATATGAAAATAAATTAATAAAGAATGAACTATTATTTAAACTTTTGGTAAAGGTTAGCAATAAAGCTCCGTCTATAAAATCAGGAACATACTTACTTAATCAATCGTATTCAAACAATGATATAATAAGTCTTTTAGTTTCAGGTAAAATATATCAGGATGGTATAAAAGTGACTATTCCAGAGGGAGCTACATCTAAAGAAATTATAGCAATGTTAGTAAGTAAAAATTTAGGAGATAAAGCTACTTTTGAAAATTTAATAAAAAAACCTCAAGAATTTTATGATAAATTTCCATATTTGAAGGAAGATGGAATAACCTCTTTAGAAGGGTTCTTGTATCCAGAAACTTATTATTTTAATTCAAAGAAACAATCAGAAGAAGATATTTTAAGCGAAATGTTAAAAGTATTTGACAGTAAATACACGGACAAGTTTAAAAAGAAACAAAAAGAATTAAATATGACTCTTCAAGAAGTAATGGAAATGGCATCAATAATTGAGAAAGAAGCTGTTCTTGACAAAGACAGACCTATAATAGCAAGTGTGTTTTATAATAGACTTAAGGTAGGTATGCCTCTTCAATCAGATGCTACAATACAATATATATTTGAAGAGAGAAAGAAAATTGTAACATATGATGATTTAAAAATTGATTCACCATATAATAGTTATAAAAATAAGGGATTACCTCCTACACCAATATCAAATCCTGGTATAAAATCTATTGAAGCAGCATTATATCCAGAGAAAACAGACTATTTATATTTTGTAGCTAAGATTGATGGTGGAAATAATTATAGTACAAACTATCAAGACCATTTAAAATACGTTAAAGAATATAAAGAAGCAAGGGATAAACAATCAAAAGATACAAAAGCAACAAATAAAGAAAATACAAAAAAATAA
- a CDS encoding O-methyltransferase yields the protein MSNIVNDLVEDYIRVTLKEKEGFLKDLEIYAEENSVPIIHKEVSDLLKVLLKVQKPKRILEVGCAIGYSSIFFATIIGKDADIITVERNEKMIEKAKENIKLAGFDNNITILEGDAEEKLSQVQGEFDLIFIDAAKGQYKLFFDLVIDKLKDGGLLVSDNILYKGMVAHDDFVVRRKKTIVKRMRNYLDYICNCDYLSTSLVPIGDGVALSYKESKRGDVDGIK from the coding sequence ATGAGTAATATAGTTAATGATTTGGTTGAAGATTATATAAGAGTGACATTAAAAGAAAAAGAAGGATTTTTAAAAGATTTAGAAATTTATGCAGAGGAAAATAGTGTTCCTATAATACATAAAGAAGTTTCAGATTTATTAAAAGTCTTGTTAAAGGTTCAAAAACCAAAGAGAATTTTAGAAGTAGGATGTGCAATTGGTTATTCTTCTATTTTTTTTGCAACTATTATAGGAAAAGATGCAGATATAATAACTGTTGAGAGAAATGAAAAAATGATAGAAAAAGCAAAAGAAAACATAAAATTAGCTGGATTTGACAATAACATAACTATACTAGAAGGAGATGCAGAAGAAAAACTTAGTCAAGTCCAAGGTGAATTTGACCTTATATTTATAGATGCAGCCAAAGGTCAATATAAGCTATTTTTTGATTTAGTTATAGATAAATTAAAAGATGGGGGACTTTTAGTATCTGATAATATTTTGTATAAAGGTATGGTTGCTCATGATGATTTTGTTGTAAGAAGAAAAAAGACTATAGTTAAAAGAATGAGAAATTATTTAGATTATATATGTAATTGTGACTATTTAAGCACATCATTGGTACCAATAGGTGATGGTGTAGCACTAAGTTATAAAGAAAGTAAAAGAGGTGATGTAGATGGAATTAAATAA
- a CDS encoding peptidase U32 family protein, with protein MELNKVELLAPAGDLERLKIAITYGADAVYIGGEIFGMRSAAKNFSKEDMAEGVAFAHERGKKVFVTVNIIPHNEDFLQLEDYLLELEEIGIDAVIIADPGVLSVIKKVIPNMEIHLSTQANTTNYLSANFWYEHGIKRVVVARELSFDEISEIRAKTPLDMDIEAFMHGAMCISYSGRCLISNYMTGRDANKGSCAQSCRWQYHLVEEKRPGEYFPIYEDERGTFFFNSKDLCMIEYIPELIKSGITSLKIEGRMKTAYYVATVVRAYRMAIDEFYRDPENWKFNPMWMEELKKGSHRHFTSGFYLNKPTTEDQNYQSASYVRNYDFIGIVRETEDEDGLIVVEQRNKMCVGDEIEVMGPYKETMFTKIEEMYNEEGEAIESAPHPRQIVKLKLSVKVGKDYMLRKVIEEKVEE; from the coding sequence ATGGAATTAAATAAAGTAGAACTTTTAGCTCCAGCAGGTGATTTGGAGAGATTGAAAATAGCTATAACATATGGAGCAGATGCCGTTTATATAGGTGGAGAAATTTTTGGAATGAGGTCTGCAGCGAAGAATTTTAGTAAGGAAGATATGGCAGAGGGAGTAGCTTTTGCACATGAAAGAGGCAAGAAAGTATTCGTAACAGTAAATATAATACCTCATAATGAAGATTTTCTACAATTAGAAGACTATTTGTTGGAACTAGAAGAGATAGGAATAGATGCAGTTATAATAGCTGACCCAGGAGTGCTTAGTGTCATTAAAAAAGTAATTCCGAATATGGAAATACATTTAAGTACACAAGCAAATACAACCAATTATCTAAGTGCAAACTTCTGGTACGAGCATGGAATAAAAAGAGTTGTAGTGGCAAGAGAATTATCTTTTGATGAAATATCTGAGATAAGAGCAAAAACACCTTTAGATATGGATATAGAAGCGTTTATGCATGGTGCTATGTGTATTTCTTATTCTGGCAGATGTTTAATAAGCAACTATATGACTGGAAGAGATGCAAACAAAGGTTCTTGTGCTCAATCTTGTAGATGGCAATATCATTTGGTGGAAGAAAAAAGACCTGGTGAGTATTTTCCAATATACGAAGATGAAAGGGGTACATTCTTCTTTAACTCAAAAGATTTATGTATGATAGAGTATATACCAGAGTTAATCAAATCTGGTATAACAAGTTTAAAAATAGAAGGTAGAATGAAGACTGCATACTATGTAGCTACTGTTGTAAGAGCATACAGAATGGCAATAGATGAATTTTACAGAGACCCAGAAAACTGGAAGTTCAATCCAATGTGGATGGAAGAACTAAAAAAAGGTAGTCATAGACATTTTACATCAGGTTTTTACTTGAATAAACCAACAACAGAAGACCAAAATTATCAATCAGCATCATATGTTAGAAACTATGATTTTATAGGTATAGTTAGAGAAACAGAAGATGAAGATGGTCTTATTGTTGTTGAGCAAAGAAATAAAATGTGTGTTGGTGATGAAATAGAAGTTATGGGACCATATAAAGAAACTATGTTTACTAAAATTGAAGAAATGTACAATGAAGAAGGAGAAGCTATAGAATCAGCTCCTCATCCTAGACAAATAGTGAAGTTAAAACTATCAGTAAAAGTTGGTAAAGATTATATGCTTAGAAAAGTTATAGAAGAAAAGGTTGAAGAATAA